The following is a genomic window from Nicotiana tabacum cultivar K326 chromosome 3, ASM71507v2, whole genome shotgun sequence.
AAATGGCAAGCCCGGGGGTTGAAATTTTTTATGTATAGCGCTCTTTGAATGTACGCTATAcacatttgaattattgttatgtcagttaactTATTTGTGGGCCCACAAACAGGTATAGCGCATTGTTTCTTTGCGATATATATAGCGCGTAAATAGGTCGCGCTATACATGCCAGTCAAATCGTCAGTTCTGGTCTTGGGGAAGACGAAGGGGATTATTTAATAACAGGTATAGCGCGCTGTTTTTTTGCGATATATATAACGCAAAAATGTgccgcgctataccttaacggcaaaagtaaccgttaaggtatagcgtggCGTATTTTTGCGTTATATATAGAaaggtaaattttttttttttttttcactctgGGTTCCGGACTCGAGAAATATTCCCCCTTTTTTGGTAATTCTTGTACATGTTCTAGTAGTTACCATTAAAAGCAGTAGTTCAATTGCAACAACCAACTTTAAAAATTGCTTGATTAGACTCAGAATTCACCAGAAAGATGCTGGAGATTGTAGAAAAATCACTGTCAATAGAATAGAGTATAGGTAGCACATTTAAGATCTTTTAATGCCAGATATTCAAACTTGAACTACAATAATTTGGGTGGTTGGATGAAATTTACAATGAGAAACAAGCTTCttccaactcttttttttttttcttcctaatATTCTTTTGCCTCCCTTTTACATTTAACTTCAATTCTTTCTGCCCCTCAACCCAAAACAACAGCAAACATCTAGTGTATACTTGTGGACAAAGAATTGAGTAGTTAGCAGATGAACAAAGATGTTAAATGAGTACCAATTTCAAGTTCATCCTTTGTGACAAAATTTGTTGAGCCATCTTTAAGCTACACTTCCTTGATCTGATGCTTCTTCATAGTAATAAGGAGTCAATTTGCCATCCTTAGAAGCAGCCTTGGGCAGGTTCCCAGCACCCACTTCTTGCAACATTTTTACGACCCGTCTCATCGAGGGTCGGTTGATTGGGAGAGGGCTAGTGCAGAGGAGGCCAATATTTAAGACCTTGCATATCTCCTCCTTGAAACAAGAATCATGTTTAGGGTCAATTACATGATCTACACCCTTCTGGTCCAGTGTAGAGCATACCCACTTCACCAAATCCTTTTCCCCGAATTCGGGATCCACAGGGCGCTTCCCAGTCACAAGCTCTAGGATTACCACACCGAAGCTGTATATATCGCTCTTCTCGTTCACCCGCAGTGTATATGCATATTCTGCAATGCAAAAGAGAATTTAATAAAGTAAGCAGCCCAAAGTAAACAAGAACACAAATCTAATAAAAAATCGCCACATGAAACCCAAAATGGGTTATTGATAATCAAACTTACCAGCTGCCCCCAATATAGCTAGCTGTTAATAGTTTCAAAAATCAAAAGTGGAAAACTAAGCATAACTTTTTCTACTGTCCTAATACAGTCTTTTATCCtcaagaacaatttcatcagaacTGTTTAAACATGGAAACATCGTGGAGCCTAGTGGACTATTCAAATGCTGTGCGGTTACTGTATTAGGGTAGTCCAGATATGAGGCAATTTCTATCAGAAGTTTATTATACTTAACAAAATGTGGAATATCCAGGAAATATAGCAGTATATAGATCTAGCGGTCTACTCAATGGCTGCAACAGTAATACTAGATCTCATTTTTGAAAGGCAAGAATCCAAAATTTTACGACATAAAAATTGGTAAGTAAAACTCAACATGGTATTGATATCAACAAATTAGACAAACTCATTAAAATTTAAGCTGCAAAGTGGAAATATTTATCCACTAACCTGGAGCAATGTAACCACAAGACCCTGCAATGACAGACATGGACTTGATTCCCTTGGCATTGGCATCGACCGCCTTCGCTACACCAAAATCAGCAACTCgagctccaaaatcaccatccaacaAGATGTTGTTTGACTTAACATCTCTGTGAACAATCGGCGGAGCACAGTCATGATGCAAGTAAGAGAGTCCCTCAGCAGCATCCATGGCTATCTTATATCTCATAGGCCAGTCTAGAAGGCCGCTTTTGCTGCTGTGTAGCAAATCACCCAAGCTTCCATTAGGCATGTactcgtaaaccagaagtttgcAATCCCTTGTTGTACAACAACACCATAGCTTAACAATGTTCTTGTGCCGTATCTTCCCCAATGTCTCAACCTCCGCTTCAAATCCATCATCTTGAATGCTACCCTTCTCGATATCACTACTCTCATCTGTTATTTTCGTGTTTCTCAAAATCTTCTTCACCGCAACAGTGTCACCCTTGCTCAGAACAACCTTGTAAACCTTCCCGGAAGCGCCACTTCCAATTAAGTTGTCCTCATCAAGAGCATCCAAGATTTCATACTCATTGAAACCCAACTTATGAAACGACATCAAAGTCCATTTAGACTTATCAATAGCCATTTTAGCTTTCTTAAAATTCTTATACTTCCAATAGAACCAAACCACCCCAACTACAAACACCAATCCAGCAAGAGTAAAGAGTAACCTCAATAACCAAACATAACCAGCAGTTTTACCTTCAGCTGTTCCTTCACACAAGCCCTCGATGTCTCCACATAAACCAGCATTCCCCAAAAAGCTACTCCTATACATTTCCTTTGCATACAAAGGGGGAATATCACCCGAAAGGTCATTGTTCGACAAGTTCAGCTGATTAAGCTTCAAATTCTGCAACTCCATTGGGATCTTCCCTGTAAACTGGTTCCCTGATAGATCAAGATAATTCAAAACAGACAagcccccaatttccttggggatAGCTCCCGAAAGATAATTGTTTGCCAAGTTCAATTCATTCAACCTCTTCAAAGAATGAATCCCACTTGGAAGCTCACCATTTAACTCATTGTTGTGAAGATCCAGCCTTCCCAATTGTCCCAGCATCACTAAACTAGCTGgcaaagccccagaaaactggtTATCGTTGCCCACAAAATCAAGAATATTTTCCAGAGAACCAATCTCCTCTGGAATGGGACCTGAAAATTTGTTCTTGGACAAAATCAAAGCTGATAAATTTGAAGCACTAGCTATAGTTTTTGCGATATCACCAGATAGTGAATTGTCCACGAGCTCAAGCAGGGAAAGGTGTGGTAGGCCCCAGAAACCCGCCGGAACATCACCAGATAATTGATTGTGAGCCAATCTCACCCGCAATAAGCTCCTGCATTCACTCAAACTCGCCGGAATTTCACCAGTAAGTACGTTATCTATCATCAAAAGCTCTTCCAAAAACCCTTTCCCACACAAATTCTCCGGAATTTCACCAGAAAATTTATTCTCAGACACATCAATCCACAACAAAGGTGAATTCTTCCCAAGATCTTTAGGCAAACTACCATTAAAACGGTTGTGAAAAAGCCGCAACTCGTACAAATTCGGCGAGTTCGCAATGCCTTGTGGCAATTCACCAAACATTTGGTTCTCATACAGATTCAGCGACTCAAGTGGCAACTCACACAACTCCCTCGGAACCGTACCCGTGACCCGATTCATCGACACGTCGAGTCGCCTTAACGCCGTCATTTTCGACCACCCATTCGCCGGTAACTCGCCGGTGAACGAGTTGTTATACAGCTCAATTTGTTCAGCACTAGTTAACTCAGTGAGCCAACTCGGGATCGGCCCATCCAAGTAGTTCACAGCAAGGTCCAAATCCACAATCTTCTTCAACCGACCCAATGTATCAGGAACTTCACCGACCAAATTACAGTCCGAGAGCCACAAAACCTCGAGATTTGTCAGATTTCCCAGCTCCGGCGGGATCTGACCCGTCGAAAACGGGTTGTACGACAGATTCAGCTGCTTTAACGTCGAAATGTTACCCAGAAACGCTGGAATAGTCCCGTCCAGCAAGTTCCCAACCAGTCCAAGAACCTCCAGCTGCCGGAAAGAACCGAAACTTGACGGAATGTCGCCGGTAAAGTTGTTTCCCCCCAAGTCAAGGTATTTCAAATTCGGAAGCTCAGGTAAACTCGCCGGAAGTGTACCGACCAAAAAGTTCTGAGCCAAATCGAGATGCTCCAAAGATTCACACCCGGAAAAATCTTCAGGAAGGGTGGAGTTAACAGCGTTGTTGTATAACGAAATGTAACGCAGTTTCTTCAACCGACAGAGAAGTGAAGGAAAAGGACCAGCAACGTTAGCATTGGCGAGGTCCAAGGATGTAACGGACCGAGTTGTTTGATCACAGGTTATGCCAAACCAGTTACACGGTGTCTCGTCGTGCTCATTCCAGTTGGAAAGAACACTATCAGGGTCATCAAATCCGAGCTTCACGTTGTGTAAATACAGACCCTCTTGGTTAAGTGAGAAAATCAAAGTTGGGAACAAAAGAGTAACAAAGATTTGAAGAAACATTGTTGAAATTGAAGTGGCTTTTGCTGTGTTCAAAGAATAGGTAAGAGAATCAAGAAagaacaaggaagaagaagaagaagaaagactgCAAATTTCTTTTTTGGGAAAAGGGCGTAGTAAAAGCTTGACTAAGACATGTTGTGTGAGTTAAttttttgagagagagagacatCTGTAgtgaatttggtttttaattatatatatagagTGAACTGTCTGTATAGGTGATATGATATATgtctattttttaatattttttgaatgtCGAAATCATTgtgtttttaatttctttttttgtttagtCTGTTTCCTTTTTGGAATGGTTTTCTATGACTACGTAAATTACACAAAAAATCTGGGTTGTATCTACATGGATGGGAATAGTATGATACTAGTACTCTGAATATGTACTGTTTAATCATAAATGTTTTTCACATTTTTGAAATAATGATGAAGAATTTATTAATTTGTTTTGTGCTACATTAATGGCGAAAATAACAAAATTTATCAGCGTTATTAACTCTACTGCTGCATGGGTCCTAATCTAATTATGGTATTGTTTTTATGACATGGATCCTCATCCAACTTCTTAGTTTTTCCTTAAACATCGGGTCATATTAGGAATAGGTTTTTCGTAAGAACAGGGAAATATAGAGCGAAGCTAGTTTTTTTTTTACCAAATAGTACGAATCACAATAACTTTAAATGAGTTTAATGATTTTACATTATCAAGTGAAACAATTATTGTTGGGATCAATATAAAATGCTAGTAAACGACTAATATTGAGCAATAAGATTATTTTTAAAAACCAGAAAACTTTTAAATGAAGAGCTccgcatttttatatttttgcaagacatatcacTTTTCAAATGTCGAGTTCCACAATTCTTCAAGTCTTTCTACACGTTaactaaaaaaatttaaaaattacattGCAAACTATAATTTTTTGAATCCTAAAATGTATTAAAATGATTTTAGAATATCAAGGAAATTAATGTGGTTAGTGAATTTTGCTTGTCAAATTATGTAATTTGATCATTCAATTGTTATCAATCTATTTGATATTTCACAAGCAATATATGATAATGACAGAAATTTGTACACGGTAACTTAACAAGTTTTTCCTATTCTTTCGGAGATTTTGACAATTTAAGACACGTaaactactagaaattcggtcaAAATTCGCAGCCAATCGACAGACTTCGATCGGTAAAATCGACCCAAGTCGGTTAAGTTTTTcttgaatattttatttttttaatttctttttactaAACCGGTCGACTTCGGGTCAACTTTTTTTTTGCGTAAAAATACGGGAAATTATTTTAGCATcctgtaaaatttatttttttaagaaatttaccgaaatcggtcggtttttcatataaaataagttaaaattaatattcaaaaaatcGACCGAAATCAGTTGGTTATCTCAGTAAGTCATTTTAAAAAATCTACCGACTTCAGTCGGTAATTTTATAGTTTTAATAGAACCGACCAAAATcagtcggttattttcgtgcgaaaatgcaattaaagagtacatataaattaaaaaaagtcTAAAACCAAAACGTACCTATaatctagtggtagaatagtatcctgccggCTTCCACAGTACAAACCCCGGTTCGATACTCAGACggtgtatttttaaattgtataattaaaaataccgaCCGAATTCAATCGAAAAATACCGATCGGCTTCGGTCGGTTTTTAGGgtagattttttctttttgggtcgTTTATGAACcaaccgaaatcggtcgaaaattgTGATCAATTTCGGTTGCTATTTTTTACCGTACAACTTAATTTTGACAGATTAAAGTCGatcgaaaataggtttgttttttcagttttccgaccgatttcgatcgATATTTCTGATTGGTTTTAGGCAGTTTTCTAGTAGTGAGTTTGACTGTTGAAGTGGAGTTAGACATCTCAATAATGAAATGAAGAACAATACTGTATCTATAGTACCTTGTTAAAAATAAATTTACCAATTAAGATCAATTAATGTTAAATTATATTTCATTTAAGACCATCTCCAACCCTAACATTAAATTTCACACTAAAATGGTGTAACATCAAATTTACTCCAACCATTACATCATTTTTTACaacaaaaaagaatattttttctctttcttctatattatattatattattatcttctatttaaattttattttttatttccttcaaacaaatactatcttttttcttttttccatattcattatatataattcacattcaccacttatataatcatttattacaaaattattttaaaggataaatcaactaaaagtgaaatcattgataaaagataattaaataaatattacatcATAGTCAAATTTAATTTAAGTACCACATAAATATTTAACTTTCGCCTCTATTCTCCCATAAATGCTCAATTAATGCATTTAATtataatgtatttttattttatgtattgttaatttttttttttaaatttagttttcacttttcaattttagcaacgTTAGATATCTtccatttgtattttttatttttaaataatggttatatttctttttatataattataataataataaaattaacttataattttatataaatataatatatacaaaaattaatatatcaaaaaaataggatataaaattaaaattataaagatcttaatataaaaattaattatatacacaatatatgataaattaaaagttcaaaaaaataaaaagatgaataaaataataataaatcaaatTTGGTGTGATGAATAGTGTTGCACCAAATTTGGTACAACACTATTCATGCACTATAATAGTGCAATATTTGGTGTTCCATTGGagcaaaaaaaaactaaattttaCACCAAATTTAGATTTGGTGCAAAAAATGGTGCAGCCTTGGAGATGCCCTAAATCAAAACTGAATTAGAACATATGTAGATTATTATTAGcagaatttcaaaaaatatttataagtgAGTTCAGCATGGAAATCACCATATAGACTAGCTAGTATATCAACAATATCCATACCCAAAACctagccaaaaaaaatatttgcgggatattaaatatgatatttccctctaaaattacataaaaattacaaaaacttAAACTTCCATATTTTGCAAATGGCTAAGCTTTCAAGGTATTGTCCACTTTCCATTTTGAAGTCTTTGTGGAAATGGAGGTGGTAGCCTTGTCATAATTTCtggcttttctttcttattctcctCAACGGGTTTGGGACCTAATTCTCCTTGAGGTCTAGCTATATATTTCTTTTTCTCTGGAACTTGTTCTAATTCTCTTCCATTTCTCAAGGTAACCGTATTGACTTGAGCCTTAGGATTAGGCTCAGTATCACTCGGGAGAGCTCCAGCAgatctagtattttgatttgctgctaactgccccatttgtcTCTCAAGATTTCTAAAATCgttcctgagctgttgattgtcaagcaacaacttcttcagcaagtcattcgtactctaTTCTGTTTGTTAGTGTGGGTTCGGAGGTTGATTGAAATTTTCTTGGGGTCTATAATGATTTTGATTCGGCTGATTTCCACCCCATGAGAAGTTGGGATAATtcttccaatttggattgtacgtgttcccatattgtgcatgctAATTTATTGGACCTGTGCTCTATTTCCCCACATAGTATATGGATTCAGGATTCGTGGAgcacatgtcactcatatgaTTTTCACAACATAGTTCGCAGCAAAAAGACAtctgttgtacatgttgcatctgttgtgtttgttgcattgtcattctattcatctgatttgccaattttgctatatcagctctcatggctgagaaatcatcaagctcaatcaactcGGATGCTTTCTGTTTAATTGCCTTTCATGAatccccatctccttgccaattatgatcattagcagtgaagttatttagcaagagttggatttgattatatgttttcgccatgcagctacccccataagctgaatcaagattcatctttgaggCCTCATCTAGCCTGTCAACAAAAGTGTGTCACAgtacctcatcagtctgacaatgatgcggacagtctctgagtagcttcttgtatctttcccaagattgacgaagtgtctcgccatcccgttgttcgAACCCAAGAATCTGAGTCCTCAATGACTTTGTCTTCTTCGTGGGGAAAAACTTAATTAAGAATTTccgtgctagatcatcccaagtgtggattgagttcgcgggctctttctgcaaccattccttagcttcccccatcagtgaaaaagaaaaaagtgtcagcctgacataatccttggaaacgttcggataattgtaggTATCCATAATTTCCAAGAAATTTTAAATGTGCCTCTGCGGATCTTCATGAGATAAGACCCACATATTGCCCTATGGACTGAATCagttgtaccatgtactgtttgagttcaaaatgccctatGATCTTAGGCTTCACAATAGcttgagtcatattagcaagattgggccttgcggcttctatcACCGCACGCTCtgcattacctgccatctctattggatgtggttgaactacgatgtctaactctctttctattctagTTCTAGCTTCGACTTCCCTCCTCACTCTGTGAAGTGTCCGTTCAATTTTAGGATCAAGAGGAAGAAAATTATTtgcgcttctactcctccgcattcaagagaagagcctgtgTTACTCATTTAGGCAACCTCAAAGGTTTTTGTACCTCACACTTTTTTTCTATTAAGCTTTAACCGAAAAAGGTTAATCTCCGGCATGCGCAGGTCAAAAATACATAACCTACAgtcaatatatatatgtaaagcTAGGGGGTTATTTATATGCTTGAGTGAAGTAAGTAATTTCCCTATGATTCCACATTAATTTCAAGTTGtttataagttttttttttgtacagtcaaacctctctataacagtctcgtttgtttcaaatatttttggattttatagCGAATTGTTATTATAAAAAATGTATATTATAACAGAAAATGAAATTTGGTTCCGGAAAAAACTTGACTATTATAGTGAAGTAATGTTATATAAGTATGCAGTTATAGAGAGGTATGAGTGTATACCCCATGCTTATACATAGCAGGGCAAGTAGTTCCGATTCAGTTGTTGAAGTGCATGTTTAGGAGTCTGTAAATGCATTTACTACGAGTTGGGTAACTTGGATAAGAAGCATTATTTGAACAGTTTCCGAGCGAAGCAATAAAAGGTTATGGAAATAATATATAATGAACGTGTCAGAGAACTTTGGAAATAAAGATTTGACAAAAAACCGCAGCTGTTAGGAGTATAAATCACGACATATTCTCATGTCAACTAGTTAAATgttttaaaaattccaaaatatattATCCATATAATAACTTAGGATATCAGTAGAATCTCCATATGTGTTTGACTTTGACCTATGTTAATATTCCTGCATCTCCTGGCTTGAAATTTCAAATGCTCTAATAAATTGGATCTCCCTTCTATTTTTTTGGGTGCTGGCAAAGTAACTTGCACATGTCTAATTTAGAATTTACACCTACTATAATAtagttttactttcttttctttcttttttttgttttagttttcgAATAATACACTAGAAAATCTTGACTAGTTTGCTACTTATAAAACGTATTTACAAAAAAAGTAAGCAAGATAACAGAACTTAAAAATTCAATCTGCCCGATGCTAGGCACCTaaaggaaaattttattttttgttcgcAAAATATTTTCATGAGTTAAACGTGAATCACCTGTGATGTATAGGGACTGTACCACATGAATAGTGCTTCCGTTACATATCCTAATTTTTGTTATTTCAGCAACTTTTGAAGGAAAAAATAAtcctattttaaaaataaaaaataaaataaaaaagtaaaaaaaataaaaaaggtgaAGAAAGTCACGAATGATATCTTAACCTACTCGAGGATAATTAATTTAGCATGTTTAGCTATCAAAAAGAATTGTATTGAGTGGTAAGTACTcttttactcttttattcttaattagaatttataaaattaagcacctgtttggccatagatttacAAATACATatttgttcataaattttattcatattttggcaATTCTCAAATCCCAAACCAGCTCttggcccaaaatattactattatattttttaaaaaatttaaaaattgccccaactTTTGTATTTTACTATAAAAGAgctcaccatttattattttgtaacaatgctATTTCGTTTTatcggtcatctgatagtgtattatgtagtttattataaaaatgataattttgtaccaaatttatttatgttcagcactatggtttgtgataatgataatgaaaatgttattgatgaaggtattgttgggtatttgtgatagtttttagaacttgtgggtataagtcatatttcatgttatttcaaaaaaaaatatatatatattttgaaaactgatgtctaatcatatttttattcaaaccaAACTGCacttaaattaaatttttataaataaatttgaGAATCTATGACCAAACACTAGCGGAATATAAGAATGAAACCATTTTTGATCGAGAACACTTACCCTTAACTTAAAACTTTCAACATAAATTAAGATTAATCTAGCCTGGCACTGCTTCATGGGTTCTACTACTTACTACCCTTTCGTTGTGTATAGTGATGGTGACGTGCTCATATAGGGCCAAAATAGTACATTACAGAAGAATAAACAACAGCCGTTCGATCAAATCCAGAATCCGAGATTCACAGAACCAGGATTAAGCAAAGAGGAGGAGAcaaaaaagaaacagtaaaaagcGCGTGCAGAGTTACCAAAGTAGTCAAACAGAGCAGTGAAATCAGAAATATGTCGAATTGTTCCAAAATTTCCTTTTTTCCATAAATTTTAGGGCATTGCCCCCTTCTTGGCCACTGCAATTTCCTCTAAAACATTGCCTCTAACTTGTAACCACATATGGTTACTTTAATTTCTTCCACACAAACTCTTCTAataagttttaaataattttctGCATTGTGTTTAAAGTCGTTTAAGAACTTTATCACCAAACAAAAAAAGACAACTTTTGGGTGAAAACCTCCTAAGAGCTATTTATGCCAAAATTTCTTTTGAGAGCAGAGCgaaactaaaaataataataataaaaaaaaaagaaggcaaAATTCAACTTAATTTTTCCACTAACAAACTTTTCACTAAAGATATTCAGGAAAATTGTCAGGGGGCCCTAAAATTCTTAACCACTTGTAGATAAGTAGGGTACGACCTAAATGCTCCTTTGAGTAAATTATTGAATCAATATTCACCAGCGTAGCACACGTTATTTCTACATTCTTTCTCTGTTTTTTTGGTCCTCCCTTCTAAGGGATGCAATGTATTGGCATCGAGTTCAACTAAATTCAGTATTTTTAAAATACaatataaatttatatgtaaaaattcattaatatTGCAATATATAGCAATATGAACTCATACTTTAAATAGATAATAGGTTCAACCCTAAAAAACCATAAAGGtagaacccataaaatttaaatcctagATTCTCTCGTACTTTTTAACTACCTCAGCTTGTTACCACAAAAAGCAGGTAGGGaaattcttttcttgttttttgagTTTAAGTTTATGACTGTATAAAAATATTTAGGCAATTAAAttacttaaaaaataaatattatataataAGCATTAATtgataatatgataaaataagAGATATACTCATATAGCCAATAATACATGTTAATctgtactatattaaaagcacgaaggcccttagcgaaatgtccttcgccttttttaccctttaagaaTTAATTttgcactagacaaaatagtcatttaactcatttttctaatatttaggacttgaaaattaattactatattttaaatattaaatcattccttatttaaattgggtagaaaatcctaaaatttaggactttaaaatctaTTTAACT
Proteins encoded in this region:
- the LOC107786509 gene encoding receptor-like protein kinase HSL1, coding for MFLQIFVTLLFPTLIFSLNQEGLYLHNVKLGFDDPDSVLSNWNEHDETPCNWFGITCDQTTRSVTSLDLANANVAGPFPSLLCRLKKLRYISLYNNAVNSTLPEDFSGCESLEHLDLAQNFLVGTLPASLPELPNLKYLDLGGNNFTGDIPSSFGSFRQLEVLGLVGNLLDGTIPAFLGNISTLKQLNLSYNPFSTGQIPPELGNLTNLEVLWLSDCNLVGEVPDTLGRLKKIVDLDLAVNYLDGPIPSWLTELTSAEQIELYNNSFTGELPANGWSKMTALRRLDVSMNRVTGTVPRELCELPLESLNLYENQMFGELPQGIANSPNLYELRLFHNRFNGSLPKDLGKNSPLLWIDVSENKFSGEIPENLCGKGFLEELLMIDNVLTGEIPASLSECRSLLRVRLAHNQLSGDVPAGFWGLPHLSLLELVDNSLSGDIAKTIASASNLSALILSKNKFSGPIPEEIGSLENILDFVGNDNQFSGALPASLVMLGQLGRLDLHNNELNGELPSGIHSLKRLNELNLANNYLSGAIPKEIGGLSVLNYLDLSGNQFTGKIPMELQNLKLNQLNLSNNDLSGDIPPLYAKEMYRSSFLGNAGLCGDIEGLCEGTAEGKTAGYVWLLRLLFTLAGLVFVVGVVWFYWKYKNFKKAKMAIDKSKWTLMSFHKLGFNEYEILDALDEDNLIGSGASGKVYKVVLSKGDTVAVKKILRNTKITDESSDIEKGSIQDDGFEAEVETLGKIRHKNIVKLWCCCTTRDCKLLVYEYMPNGSLGDLLHSSKSGLLDWPMRYKIAMDAAEGLSYLHHDCAPPIVHRDVKSNNILLDGDFGARVADFGVAKAVDANAKGIKSMSVIAGSCGYIAPEYAYTLRVNEKSDIYSFGVVILELVTGKRPVDPEFGEKDLVKWVCSTLDQKGVDHVIDPKHDSCFKEEICKVLNIGLLCTSPLPINRPSMRRVVKMLQEVGAGNLPKAASKDGKLTPYYYEEASDQGSVA